The Gadus macrocephalus chromosome 21, ASM3116895v1 genome has a segment encoding these proteins:
- the scara3 gene encoding scavenger receptor class A member 3, whose translation MKENYGGYENQLFKEEDLTGEEEEMPPFRGRGRGGCVKCQQTHSLQLAVKVLYGIIALLIIAVAILASLAFRKVASLSEEESIYHKKIAKAQQGIDDLGSAPNCSGCLDVAGSNEEINRMKREFEQFQQTLIEQNKIMEQAFQTQTTMKKASSRLTNDMRDHTISVRLLNQSLERYVEQLHGWKDVIEETDDRMKSLTQDQYDLKATVQQVNTTVGHSTLWMDTLQRRADEETLILQKVNTDWQNYSRSLTILKSNASATTQTVRSIQSGVVATHQKISMSSEMVHDLTLQVMNLQMQLDNVTSFMDEHEENMHDLQYHSRYYENRTGERFSTLDGRLNSIDMEIDTISSSINATVSHVQSMYKYINIESSSCQSRLRSHSEDLQNLNDTVLLLLDFAETLREQNMMLRVRVFMDVRNLTMVMEEMKLVDTHHTQIIKNITILKGPPGPPGSKGNRGETGLKGLTGRMGLKGDPGPIGGRGGLGEKGSVGPRGGQGEPGPSGLKGVPGLKGIKGTFGLAGIRGDKGAQGDVGIPGKDGLPGLNGPSGIQGEVGLPGIHGIPGPRGTPGYPGTVGIPGTPCAVKELTKRSTESKRH comes from the exons ATGAAAG AAAACTACGGTGGCTATGAGAACCAACTCTTTAAAG AGGAGGATCTCactggagaagaagaggagatgccTCCATTTCGAG GTCGTGGCCGGGGCGGATGTGTTAAGTGCCAGCAGACACATTCCCTCCAGTTGGCGGTCAAAGTCCTGTACGGAATTATTGCACTCCTCATCATCGCCGTGGCGATTTTAGCCTCTCTGG CTTTCCGTAAGGTTGCAAGTCTGTCAGAGGAGGAGTCCATCTACCACAAGAAGATTGCCAAGGCCCAGCAGGGAATTGACG ACCTGGGCTCTGCTCCCAACTGCTCAGGCTGCCTGGACGTTGCTGGGTCCAACGAGGAGATCAACCGCATGAAGCGGGAGTTTGAGCAGTTCCAGCAAACtctcattgaacagaataaG ATAATGGAGCAGGCATTCCAGACGCAAACCACCATGAAGAAAGCCAGCAGCCGACTGACCAATGACATGCGGGACCACACCATATCGGTGAGACTCCTCAACCAATCGCTCGAGAGATACGTGGAGCAGCTGCACGGCTGGAAGGACGTGATCGAGGAGACGGACGACCGGATGAAATCACTGACCCAGGACCAGTACGACCTCAAAGCCACCGTGCAGCAGGTCAACACCACCGTGGGACACAG CACCTTGTGGATGGACACCCTCCAGAGACGGGCTGACGAGGAGACGCTGATCCTCCAGAAGGTCAACACAGACTGGCAGAACTACAGCCGCTCCCTGACCATCCTTAAGTCCAACGCCAGCGCCACCACGCAGACGGTGCGCAGCATCCAGAGCGGCGTGGTGGCCACGCACCAGAAGATCAGCATGTCCTCTGAGATGGTGCACGACCTCactctgcag GTCATGAACCTGCAGATGCAGCTGGACAATGTGACCTCCTTCATGGATGAACACGAGGAAAACATGCATGACCTCCAGTACCATTCCAG ATACTACGAGAACCGCACAGGCGAGCGTTTCTCCACGCTGGATGGACGCCTTAACTCCATCGATATGGAGATCGACACCATCTCCTCCAGCATCAACGCCACAGTCAGCCACGTCCAGAGCATGTACAAGTACATCAACATCGAGAGCTCCTCTTGCCAGAGCCGCCTCAGAAGCCACTCGGAAGATCTGCAG AACTTGAATGAtacggtgctgctgctgctggactttGCGGAGACGCTGAGGGAACAGAACATGATGCTGAGGGTGCGTGTGTTCATGGACGTGAGGAACCTCAccatggtgatggaggagatgaaGTTGGTggacacgcaccacacacagatCATCAAGAACATCACCATACTCAAAG GACCTCCGGGGCCCCCAGGGAGCAAGGGGAACCGTGGCGAGACGGGGCTCAAAGGTCTGACAGGGCGGATGGGACTCAAGGGTGATCCGGGGCCCATAGGAGGCCGCGGGGGCCTCGGAGAGAAGGGCTCGGTGGGTCCCAGGGGAGGCCAGGGTGAACCGGGTCCGAGCGGTTTGAAAGGTGTGCCGGGATTAAAAGGCATCAAGGGCACCTTTGGTCTGGCAGGAATCCGTGGCGACAAGGGCGCTCAGGGTGACGTGGGGATCCCCGGGAAAGATGGTTTGCCTGGCCTCAACGGGCCCTCAGGTATCCAGGGGGAGGTAGGTCTTCCTGGGATTCACGGCATTCCTGGGCCCAGAGGAACGCCAGGATACCCAGGAACAGTTGGAATCCCGGGTACACCGTGTGCCGTTAAAGAACTCACCAAGAGGAGCACCGAATCCAAAAGACATTAG
- the clu gene encoding clusterin, translated as MLMLMMMMKKKATKTLAVVALLLVSAANGVLSPTDHDLSQMSQLGEKYLDKQIENAINGVKEMKSIMDKSSDEHKTFLNSLEETKLKKEEALRTAQEMETKLEQEEEVCNETMRALWEECKPCLKNTCVKYYSRTCSSGAGMVGRQLDRVLNRTSPFSIWINGENVETLEKESERQNQRFHSLEDKYSEVEDGVDGIFSDSMKVFDHMRSSDPPLFPFRMPSLWGQKQHRGQPGALAGEIRVARSPLQEPSFHGFQSMFFPMMESARDLFSHMGPMVDDDGDMEAPTSEDGSVNEDVVITKPFGTGQMTCREIRRNSAGCIKLREECQKCKDIKNLDCSGRKPLEGPLKAELEEALAAAERLTQLYSALLRSFEERMYNTSAVLDFLNQQFSWVSSLANSTDAKNPIFQVQAVISKERQEKGGEENEPGQTEVSVHLFDAPPMTLQVPGDIPWSEPKFTEVVAQKALDRYKEGSVVVK; from the exons atgttgatgttgatgatgatgatgaagaaaaaGGCCACCAAGACCCTGGCGGTGGTGGCgctcctcctggtctccgcTGCCAACGGCGTCCTGTCTCCAACGGACCACGACCTCTCCC AGATGTCACAGCTGGGCGAGAAGTACCTGGATAAACAGATTGAGAACGCTATCAACGGCGTGAAGGAGATGAAGAGCATCATGGACAAGTCCTCCGACGAACACAAGACATTCCTCAACAGCCTTGAGGAGACCAAGCTGAAGAAAGAG gaggcCCTGCGCACGGCCCAGGAGATGGAGACCAaactggagcaggaggaggaggtgtgcaACGAGACCATGCGGGCCCTGTGGGAGGAGTGTAAGCCCTGCCTGAAGAACACCTGTGTCAAGTACTACTCCCGCACCTGCAGCAGCGGAGCGGGGATGGTGGGAcgccag CTGGACAGGGTCCTGAACAGAACCTCGCCCTTCTCCATCTGGATCAACGGGGAGAACGTGGAGACgctggagaaggagagcgagagacagaaccaGCGCTTCCATAGCCTGGAGGACAAATACTCTGAGGTGGAAGACGGCGTGGACGGCATCTTCTCTGACAGCATGAAG gTGTTCGACCACATGCGCTCCTCGGACCCCCCGCTCTTCCCCTTCCGCATGCCCAGCCTGTGGGGGCAGAAGCAACATCGCGGCCAGCCTGGAGCGCTGGCCGGCGAAATCCGCGTGGCTCGCTCCCCGCTCCAGGAGCCCAGCTTCCACGGCTTCCAGAGCATGTTCTTCCCCATGATGGAGTCGGCCAGGGACCTCTTCAGCCACATGGGCCCCATGGTGGATGACGATGGCGACATGGAGGCCCCCACCTCTGAGG ACGGCAGTGTCAACGAAGACGTGGTTATCACCAAACCTTTCGGCACCGGCCAGATGACCTGCAGGGAGATCCGGCGAAACTCGGCCGGCTGCATCAAGCTCCGTGAGGAGTGCCAGAAGTGCAAGGACATAAAGAATCTGG ACTGCTCGGGCAGAAAGCCCCTGGAAGGACCCCTAAAGGCCGAGCTGGAGGAGGCCCTGGCCGCGGCCGAGCGCCTGACCCAGCTCTACAGCGCCCTCCTCAGGAGCTTCGAGGAGCGCATGTACAACACCTCGGCCGTGCTGGACTTCCTGAACCAGCAGTTCAGCTGGGTGTCTAGCCTGGCCAACAGCACCGACGCCAAAAACCCCATCTTCCAGGTGCAAGCG GTGATCTCTAAGGAAAGGCAGGAGAAGGGGGGTGAGGAGAACGAGCCGGGCCAGACCGAGGTGTCCGTCCACCTCTTTGACGCCCCCCCTATGACCCTGCAGGTGCCGGGGGACATACCCTGGTCCGAACCCAAGTTCACCGAGGTGGTGGCCCAGAAGGCTCTGGATCGCTATAAGGAGGGCTCAGT GGTTGTCAAGTAA